The Sylvia atricapilla isolate bSylAtr1 chromosome 5, bSylAtr1.pri, whole genome shotgun sequence genome includes a window with the following:
- the REP15 gene encoding rab15 effector protein gives MWKLPPSGEKMGQKVSQEDNQENKAETLVICEVFSQGVLHASQRLQDYLGFVDPQSKFQPATNTLSEIFLVNFISFCVGKGVEEQIMTSKMTKQQSSLFGVDWIWTLCGSDKQIRLQLAVQALQAAELSRAEGAAEDCCREAALADQCFQNMSRFQKLAEFCRLVGRDCLGLFIVFGVPGKPKDIRGVLLDSVAREEQKCRLSGRNALRQFVTGTDSSLPAKDMLENCLGTKNGLKDVGNVYINFV, from the coding sequence ATGTGGAAACTACCTCCTTCGGGAGAGAAAATGGGCCAGAAGGTCTCCCAGGAGGACAACCAGGAGAACAAGGCTGAAACTCTGGTCATCTGTGAAGTCTTCAGCCAGGGTGTGCTCCATGCATCTCAAAGGCTGCAGGACTACCTCGGTTTTGTGGATCCTCAAAGCAAATTCCAGCCAGCCACGAACACGCTGAGCGAGATCTTCCTGGTCAACTTCATCAGCTTCTGCGTGGGAAAGGGCGTGGAGGAGCAGATCATGACCAGCAAAATGACCAAGCAGCAGTCCTCGCTGTTCGGAGTGGACTGGATCTGGACTCTGTGCGGGTCTGACAAGCAGATCAGGCTCCAGCTGGCCGTGCAGGCTTTGCAGGCGGCCGAGCTCTCCCGTGCCGAGGGCGCTGCCGAGGATTGCTGCCGGGAGGCCGCGCTGGCCGACCAGTGCTTCCAGAACATGAGCAGGTTTCAGAAGCTGGCCGAGTTCTGCCGCCTGGTGGGACGGGACTGCCTGGGCTTGTTCATCGTGTTCGGCGTGCCGGGGAAGCCCAAGGACATCCGAGGAGTCCTGCTGGACAGCGttgccagggaggagcagaaatGCCGCCTGTCGGGCAGGAATGCGCTGCGGCAATTTGTCACCGGCACGGACAGCTCCCTGCCCGCAAAAGACATGCTGGAAAACTGCCTGGGCACCAAAAACGGCCTGAAGGACGTGGGCAACGTGTACATAAACTTTGTGtga